Genomic window (Takifugu rubripes chromosome 1, fTakRub1.2, whole genome shotgun sequence):
ATGGGTTAAACGTTCAACCGGAATTCCTCTTCTGATACCAGTGTGATCAAAAACCATAGATACAGAAGCGGGGAAAAAAGAGTAAAGAAGCACCTTCTCCACCACTCCAAAAGTGACAAATTGAAAAAACGATTCTCTTTACGTTTGTAATAAGGCGTCATAGCCAATCAACAGCTTTCgcttctctttcatctctccTCCCACTCCATATACGGGTATTGACGTAAGCCCATATTCAAAAGGTCCCCATATATACATACAGAATAGTAGGCCCCCGTTCCCAATTGTTTGTGTCCAGCTTGTGCGGGCTCCCCATCCTCGCCCACGCTAGGAGAATGCATCGGTACTGACCCTAGGTGACAGTCTCGCATCTGTTCACGGCTGTTTAATTTCGTCCTTGTCCACCATGACGGCTAAGGCTTTAGAGAAAGTTCCAGTAAATCTCGGGGGGTTTGTGCACCCTCCGGTAGACAGTGTGTACTCGGTGGATGACATCCCCGCCGTGGCCATCTTTCCCAGCAGTGATTTAGGAGCCCACTACGACCAAATGAATGTGATGGCAGGTAAGTTAATTCTACGTTTCCAACAcactttgcgtgtgtgtgtgtgtatagtgaCTGTTTTGGTTGCATGAACATAAAAAAGATTTGACGTTTGTGTGCGTAaaagaaacaatgtttttttttctatcttatttgtttttaaatgctaGTGAATTTTGTTATCAAAGAGCAATCAAAATAAGGAATGCGATGTTTTGTCCTCAGATGGCCTGATGGGTGGAGATATGAGCACAGAGAAGCGATCTTTGGACCTGTCCTCATACTCTAGTTCCTTCACTCAGCCCGTGCCCCACAGAAGCCAGACCTTTACCTATATGGGCAAGTTCTCAATTGACTCGCAGTATCCAGGTAATTGGAACCCCGAAGGAGTCCTCAACATTGTCTCTGGCATTTTCAATGTAGCCCagccaccccctcctcccccaccctcttcTTCGGCATCCTCCTCCCCAGTTTCCTCAGGTTCTCCCCATCATTTCTCCAGCGGAAATTTGAATTGCACCATGGCGACGCAGAGTCAGGCTGAAATGGAGCACCATCACCTGTACTCACCTCCGCCTCCGTACTCCTCTTCCGGTTGCGGGGAAAGTTACCAGGATCCGTCAGCATTTTTGTCCACCTCCACGTGTCCCATCGGGTCCTACCCACAACCCTCTTACTCTTCTCCCAAGCCCCCTGGAAACCCGGATGCGCTATTTCCCATCTTACCCGACTACTCTGGCTTCTTCCAGCCCGCATGTCAACGGGACATGCACACATCAACTATCCAAGATCGGAAACCATTTGGCCCATGTCACCTAGACACATTTCGCGTACCGCCCCCCTTGACTCCTCTAAACACAATCAGAAACTATACGCTCGGAGGTGCAGGTGGCGGTAGCTCTGAGGGAGGGGCACCGAGGCTACCCTCTGCTTACAGTCCGCAAAACCTGCCCCTGAGACCGATCCTTCGGCCAAGAAAGTATCCAAACAGACCCAGCAAGACGCCCATCCACGAGCGGCCGTACCCGTGTCCAGCGGAGGGTTGCGACAGGCGATTTTCGCGCTCCGACGAACTGACAAGACACATCCGCATCCACACCGGGCACAAACCGTTTCAGTGCCGCATCTGCATGCGCAACTTCAGCCGTAGCGACCACCTCACCACTCACATTCGCACACACACGGGAGAGAAGCCGTTCGCGTGCGATTTTTGTGGCCGAAAATTTGCGCGCAGCGATGAGAGGAAACGACACACGAAAATCCACCTGCggcagaaagaaaggaaatCATCCACCGtttcctcagcctcctccagcaACTCTGGTGGAACCACGACAACCCCAAGGATTTGTACGTAGTTTTCCCTGGCATGGCTACGCAACGCACTAATCCAACCACGAGAACTAAACATCTCCATGTAGACTCTGAAAATCACATGAGCCGAAAACACTTGATTGGGACGGAACTGTGCAGCCCTGCGCATTTACGCACACCATCCCATTCCTGCACCAAGACTGAAACGTGATTGACGcgttgaaacaattttgattgtataagacgctatataaataaagattgattgattgaatgcaCTTTGCCTGCAAAGTCTACTGAATTTAAAGTAAATATAGCCATTACTTCATGATAAGTTCAATTGTaatataaatgtgtaaaatatcTGCCATAACATTGTTTCCAAGAAAAATACCCGTTAAGTTATTGAATTGACAATATGTTCATTTTAACCGCTCGATaacttttatttctattttagtGCCTTGCCGCGTCTATTGGAGACTGTCTGAATGAATCAAGGACTCTTCATATCATGTTCTTCTGTCATTTGAAAAATGTCCTATTTTTGTACACATCTTCCCACATAACAAAAAGTGTAAAATGTGTGAAGAAAGATTCTACAAGCTTGAAACCCCGTTTTTATTGTTGTAGTGTGTACTTAAAGATTCATTCAATGTTTGAGGCGACAAAGTTAGCGTAATCAGTTTGGTTTGCGACTTAAATTATTCAAAGCCCGGGCCATCAAGATGCGCGCATGAATGTCAAATGTTAGTAAATGGCAAAAACTTTTTGTCTATTAAAATAGTCTTGTAAAGTTTTTGATGTTGAAAATTTATTTCTGAAAGTCCCAACTTTGCGTCACTTGGAATATTTGACTCAGTTTCCACCCACATACTTTTTAATTTTTGCTTTAGGCTAAAAACAGCCTCAAAGCATGGCACAGAATATGTGGAAATTAATATAGCTTTAGTAAAGTTTAAGTAATAGTCAATCGATGAACATTACTTTCACACCGTGAACGCACCATCGGTGTGAATTTTAGCGAACTCAACCCATATCACTAAATCATTTCACAATGATTAAGGTAAATCCCAACTAAcaaattaaaatcattttttaaaacctttttgttgtttatatATTTTCCAGAAAGTGGCAACTGAGTCACTTGATCTTTTAACTGACATGAAGAGCAATATAGAGATGAGAATTTTAAAGTAAGTGACAGAAAAACCATTAAATACCATTAATGAACAAAATATAGTAAGATGTACAATTTTAtcttattatcattatcataaTTTACAATGCAGGACATAAATCCTGATTAGGACAGAGGAGATcaatttgactttagtcagatTCCATGCAAAACATATCCTGATTGATAATGTGTAATGTCCTGCTTTTCCAAACTGTTCCTCCAAATAAACCTTGACAAACTTTGAAAAGCACTTCACATGCTTCATCACAACTTAGGCGTCTGGAATAAAACGATTTTAAGATATATATCTATTTGGGATTCCAATGCCATCTAAATGCCAATATGATTATGTTTTATGTTAACATAGTACTGCATATTTACTGCATGGTTTTAAACAACTAAAATCAAGAAAATTGTGTTCCATTATAGTtctattttattgtttaatgcACATTTAACAGAATCACTGTCAAACTAACAGATGCCAGATAGTAATGCAATATAATGTGACAGTATATTATCAAGATAAAGGGCACTGAAAGATGATATCAAAAATTAGAAAAAATCTAATATCCAACCCTGTGGAGTAATTAAGGGTTTGGGATTAACATTCAGGAGGTGAAATACCGatgaaaatataattaaaaaaaggcCTGTGTATCAGAAATAAAATGGACTGATTCTTCGTTTAAAACCTGCTGTCTTTTGCTGCACTCACAACCGGAAACTAAACAAGTGCTTTACAATATACTGCCATTATTGTATATTGAATATACATTGTCACGTTAAGTCATTATATGGTTTTGCAAATGATCCTGGAGAGAATATAATGTCATACTATGTTTATCAAGTTGCACCTTTAATCCCTGATTTCACTGCAAAGAAtctgacaaaacacacaaacaatgatTTCAAGCTTAATATTTTAGCAGACTGAATATAATAAACATAATTATATATCAATTATTTGAGTATTTGCACAAAGTTGCAATTGTATTATAACAACATGTATAACTATGACTTTTCTGGCTGCAATAATTGTGGTGACACAGGACATCTAGGGTCATGTGGTGGTAACTGAATATTTATTTCCAGCCATATAACATGATATTTTTAGTAATATTTCAGTGCCATGTTAGTTGTCTCTAACATCCCATGTGAAGAATTGATAGCCTGTTGAAATGACAATGGACAGATATATGAAGTCACATTCAAATATGAATATACTTTAATACCATTGAACTGCATTGAAAGTTTGATAGCACTATAAAATACTGTACACAATTCAGATCATTGACATTAATTGGATTTTTATGGTCTCTTAATGTTCCTGGAACATCTAATAAAATCCTTACCCTATAAATCAGATCATCACTGTGGCAAAATAAATGTGATAAGGGAATTTAGACTTTAAtatcaaatacattttaaatcttAATATACCCAGTTATTGATTTGACAGATTATTGTGAAATAAATTATTACCCTCAATATCACTAGTGACAAACTTTCTAGCGCAGATGTAATCAAATGACATTTACAATTCCAGACACTTTAAGACATTTTCAGATTTTGGCTGATTATACATTTTAAGATCACCAAAGATTGGGATATATTaaaggctgtaaaaaaaaaacctgacaaaATTTATAGTAAATATAAGACAGGTAGTGCTTACATGACAATGTTAACTCTTTTGATGCTTGAAGTATTATTTATCATGCCGTTTAATTTGAAATATGACACAACAGCACTCTAATTTCAATCCATAGTTCTTTAATTGCCAGTTATTCCTAATTTAGTGTATTTGAGCAACCAGCAGAGAAAAGCCAGGAAAATATGCTAACTAGTCCACGGGAGACAAACACCATTTACTCACAGCTAAAGGacaatttagagtctccagtcaACCTAATGTGTATTATATTggttgtgggaggaaactggagtatCCACTGACATTAACAGAATCTTCAAATTCCACATACAAAGCCCTCAAGCCTGGAATCAAATCCATAACtatctttttccccccaatttaCTTCAGTtcagtttttacatttttgataaGTTTTTTTCTCCTTGACTTCATGGAACACAGAAGTGCAACACAGCACTATTAGTTTCCCCTCCTGAGTGTGGCCACAGGAACAAAGTTGTTGTGTGAATATGTTCTATTACTATTGAATAAGCACCTGACTGTTTTCCTTGCTCCAGCATTCTGTTCTCATCATATAGGgtgttacattaaaaaaaaggcaggtAAGGCAAACTACAAATTTTGGCATGAAGACAATGTTAAAGTGTTATCAGCGATTCAAATGGCACTTCTCCGTTTGCACAATATTGATTTTACCATGTGTGAGGCAGTATCATTAATGTAATGTAGCAATGCAGGAGCAGAAATGTCACTCCTGTGACAATTCAAACATCTGGTTACAAAGAATTACAAAAGCATCCCTCATGTATGTATAAGGTTCTGTAGTTTGTTTTCAAATCAGACAGACACTGCTGGACCTGGGTAGGGTTCTGGACCACACCAGAAGTCCTCTGGCTCAGGAATCTCCAGCATCCATGtcactttctcttttttctcctcatctccctgCTGCTCGTCTGTTCTGCCTTCCTCTAGAGTTTGCAGTACTCTGTAATAGTGACAGTCCCGGCCATCGTCCACATTGTACGGAGGGGCCAAGATGTCCAGGAATGCTGCTGGCCCCTCGACTGCATTGATCTGATGGAGGTTCTCTTGTACTGGAGTGAGGAGACATGGCCCACTATTCTCTGTGTATTCAGCACTTGACCGGAACACAGTGCGACGGAGTGATGCGGTTTGAAACGGAGCTAGTGGAGGATCAAAATGTGGAAGGATGGGGCAAGTGGTCAGTTTGTTATCCAACAAGTCATAAGAGCGGACACTCACCTTCCCATACAGAACCTGTACAAGAGACAGGAAAGTCAGAAGATAGCATGAACAGGAGACCAAAATAATTTCACACAAAGGAGAAGCAGAATGGTGTCTACATAAAAAATGGCATGTAATGATTTTCAGAGCTAAACAGTGGAAATGGCAGGGGAACAGCTGAACTCAGTTTTTTCTCtgcagtgagtgagtgaatggcATGGAAACCATTGGGTAACATAGTATACAATGTATAATACTGTTATGGAGTTGTCTGATTTTGCTGGGTGACAAAATGACCATAGTTGCATTCACTTTATTTGAGCCATTTTACTAGTTGACAATTGTGTATTGGTATTGATCTCAACAAGATGTATTCGTGCTGAACACATTCATGAGACTAGCGCAGTAATACAGCATTGAAAATGAAACGCTACCACTGGTTGCCAATTTATACAGCTATATCCTACTAGCTGTAGGTATTAAATTCAATTCACTGCTGGTGTACTTCATTactttaacatttagatttaatCTCCATAATAGTAGTCAGTCATTGCCAAATTTTAGAACACCTGGCATATTTAAGACGTTTCAGTTATTTTTCTTGAATTGGCCATGTACGGAGCTACCAATAGGAATTTCGTGGAACACTAAAAATTATAGACTGCTCCCTCAATCCCATCAAGAAAATTGGCAAATAAACTTTACAGGTCTATTGTAGATTCAGATGAAAGATTTTGGCTCAAGGTGCAAAAGGCAGATAAGAACATTAGTGTTTATGTTCTAAGGAAATA
Coding sequences:
- the egr2b gene encoding early growth response protein 2b, coding for MTAKALEKVPVNLGGFVHPPVDSVYSVDDIPAVAIFPSSDLGAHYDQMNVMADGLMGGDMSTEKRSLDLSSYSSSFTQPVPHRSQTFTYMGKFSIDSQYPGNWNPEGVLNIVSGIFNVAQPPPPPPPSSSASSSPVSSGSPHHFSSGNLNCTMATQSQAEMEHHHLYSPPPPYSSSGCGESYQDPSAFLSTSTCPIGSYPQPSYSSPKPPGNPDALFPILPDYSGFFQPACQRDMHTSTIQDRKPFGPCHLDTFRVPPPLTPLNTIRNYTLGGAGGGSSEGGAPRLPSAYSPQNLPLRPILRPRKYPNRPSKTPIHERPYPCPAEGCDRRFSRSDELTRHIRIHTGHKPFQCRICMRNFSRSDHLTTHIRTHTGEKPFACDFCGRKFARSDERKRHTKIHLRQKERKSSTVSSASSSNSGGTTTTPRICT
- the adoa gene encoding 2-aminoethanethiol (cysteamine) dioxygenase a — protein: MPRDNKSPLIQKIAKKAHIAFKDFKSATNRGSGVDKNTELISLVTSIRAVDLKITPRNSKPSSVASAGLQSAPVSYMHICETEVFSMGVFLLKSGASIPLHDHPGMNGMLKVLYGKVSVRSYDLLDNKLTTCPILPHFDPPLAPFQTASLRRTVFRSSAEYTENSGPCLLTPVQENLHQINAVEGPAAFLDILAPPYNVDDGRDCHYYRVLQTLEEGRTDEQQGDEEKKEKVTWMLEIPEPEDFWCGPEPYPGPAVSV